One Helianthus annuus cultivar XRQ/B chromosome 7, HanXRQr2.0-SUNRISE, whole genome shotgun sequence genomic region harbors:
- the LOC118480179 gene encoding uncharacterized protein LOC118480179, giving the protein MLWFGFSPYRISKVDLPFINSLGPFVKSFLNSVKLKDNVVFTASRSAVKGSEKEKDTLSYAATVDNGDKVAVIKPEKLAEAKKVYSAYLYGYFVGKDLPIGMVRYHLYKMWKKFGIMDISTNNNGIFFFKFRNKVGMINAVEKGPWLVNDIPLCIKKWEAGICLEKIEPSVIPLWVTIPNLSLELWNSESICSMLSCIGKPILFDKITTERCGLKEGPPGFARVLVEVGADNVLPEFVKAYYPEDDGNPAFIKEVRVAYQIKVKKCSVCKVFRHDFEACTKRILSEDEFSIKAMKLLNEIKKAGDQTLPVSGKGNMYKRVQGGGNKMGNAGSSGRVNSGGASTSGVKNDKGESISQKSGPKGEHVKSSTGIRKGGVGNVVKQEYRVKSQGAGNAKKGGISGENIVKVENRFEVLGKENMGGGR; this is encoded by the exons ATGTTGTGGTTCGGCTTTAG CCCGTATCGTATTTCTAAAGTTGATTTGCCTTTTATCAATAGTTTGGGGCCTTTTGTGAAGTCGTTTTTGAATTCTGTCAAGCTGAAGGATAATGTTGTATTTACGGCATCCAGAAGTGCTGTTAAGGGGAGTGAGAAGGAAAAAGATACTTTATCCTATGCAGCTACTGTAG ACAATGGTGATAAGGTGGCTGTGATTAAACCTGAGAAACTTGCTGAAGCCAAAAAAGTATATAGTGCATATTTGTATGGGTATTTTGTGGGGAAAGATCTGCCAATTGGTATGGTGAGATATCATTTGTATAAGATGTGGAAGAAGTTTGGGATAATGGACATTTCGACTAACAACAATGGGATATTCTTTTTCAAGTTCAGAAACAAGGTGGGAATGATTAATGCTGTTGAAAAGGGACCTTGGTTGGTGAATGACATTCCTCTTTGTATTAAGAAATGGGAGGCGGGTATTTGTTTGGAGAAAATAGAGCCGTCGGTGATTCCTTTATGGGTTACAATTCCTAACTTGTCGTTGGAATTGTGGAATTCTGAAAGTATATGTAGCATGCTTAGTTGTATTGGAAAGCCTATCCTATTTGATAAGATTACTACTGAAAGATGTGGGTTAAAAGAAGGGCCTCCTGGGTTTGCGAGAGTGTTGGTGGAAGTGGGTGCTGATAATGTTTTGCCTGAGTTTGTTAAAGCGTATTATCCTGAAGATGATGGGAATCCGGCGTTTATTAAAGAGGTAAGGGTGGCTTATCAGATAAAAGTTAAAAAATGTTCGGTATGTAAAGTTTTTCGACATGATTTTGAAGCATGTACTAAGAGAATTTTGTCTGAGGATGAGTTCAGTATTAAGGCAATGAAGTtactgaatgaaattaaaaaggCTGGAGATCAAACTCTTCCGGTTTCG GGGAAAGGTAATATGTATAAGAGGGTTCAAGGGGGAGGAAATAAAATGGGTAATGCTGGGAGTAGTGGTAGAGTGAATAGTGGAGGGGCTAGTACTTCTGGGGTAAAAAATGATAAAGGGGAGAGTATAAGTCAAAAGAGTGGTCCTAAAGGTGAGCATGTGAAGAGTAGTACAGGTATAAGAAAGGGTGGGGTAGGAAATGTGGTGAAGCAGGAATATAGAGTCAAATCTCAAGGAGCGGGTAATGCTAAGAAGGGTGGTATTAGTGGGGAGAATATTGTTAAAGTTGAGAATAGATTTGAAGTTTTGGGGAAAGAGAATATGGGGGGGGGGAGATGA